One segment of Sinorhizobium sp. BG8 DNA contains the following:
- a CDS encoding DUF3008 family protein, with amino-acid sequence MPATSKAQQKAAGAALAAKRGEIPKSKLRGASKEMLESMTEKELEEFASTRRKGLPNRKASH; translated from the coding sequence ATGCCCGCGACATCCAAGGCTCAGCAGAAGGCGGCGGGAGCAGCCCTTGCCGCAAAGCGTGGCGAGATACCGAAGAGCAAGCTGCGCGGCGCATCTAAGGAAATGCTCGAGTCGATGACGGAGAAGGAACTCGAGGAGTTCGCCAGCACCAGGCGCAAGGGATTACCCAATCGGAAGGCGTCCCATTGA
- a CDS encoding cupin domain-containing protein: MANIGAKLRELRRRRGLGVRQLAVRSGISHSAISLIERDRMSPSVDTLGAILDALGTTLQGFFGDLQSNLPYSPFYRADDLLEIGKPGAISYRVIGSGHPNRQMLMLHETYAVGADTGEGLAHAAQEAGMILSGAVEVTVGDQKRILTAGDGYYFDSRQSHRFRNVHDSESKILSAITPPTY; encoded by the coding sequence ATGGCGAACATCGGGGCGAAGCTCAGGGAGTTGAGGCGCCGCCGCGGGCTGGGGGTGCGCCAGCTTGCGGTCCGGTCAGGGATTTCGCATTCGGCCATATCGCTCATCGAGCGGGACAGGATGAGCCCGTCGGTCGACACACTCGGCGCGATCCTCGATGCGCTGGGGACAACGTTGCAGGGCTTCTTCGGCGATCTGCAATCGAATCTTCCGTATTCACCCTTTTATCGGGCCGATGATTTGCTCGAGATCGGCAAGCCCGGGGCAATATCCTACCGCGTGATCGGGTCCGGTCACCCCAACAGACAGATGTTGATGCTCCATGAAACCTATGCCGTGGGGGCCGACACGGGCGAGGGGCTGGCACATGCGGCCCAGGAGGCCGGGATGATCCTGTCAGGCGCCGTCGAGGTGACAGTCGGCGACCAGAAGAGAATCCTCACGGCCGGAGACGGATACTATTTCGACAGTCGCCAGTCGCACCGGTTCCGTAATGTTCACGACAGCGAGAGCAAGATCCTGAGCGCGATCACGCCTCCGACCTATTGA